The Lacipirellula parvula genome window below encodes:
- a CDS encoding rhomboid family intramembrane serine protease yields the protein MRRYPFTLVTAVALLTVAWYSNTHRLALSDDLLHRFGYAPRHLPDFFQWPRFLTSIFFTKGASAFWASLLMLTAIVGTTERYIGSLRTAAVFFGVHVATLFSEYLLVIAPLRSIGHPIGDSLHAAHDIGPSAGYYGCLGVLLARPMRYRTLAISIVLLVTALRIAWSLHSSSDLAESLPADLAHLIAFMLGAIVSAFVDKNYRPH from the coding sequence GTGCGACGCTACCCGTTCACCTTGGTGACCGCTGTCGCATTGCTTACTGTCGCTTGGTACTCGAACACGCATCGTTTGGCGTTGTCTGACGATCTGCTCCACCGCTTCGGTTATGCGCCTCGTCATCTGCCCGACTTCTTTCAGTGGCCGCGTTTCTTGACCTCGATATTTTTCACGAAAGGCGCCAGTGCGTTCTGGGCGTCGCTTCTAATGCTCACAGCGATCGTCGGAACGACGGAACGGTACATTGGTTCCCTCAGGACAGCTGCTGTATTCTTTGGCGTCCATGTAGCGACGCTGTTTTCTGAGTATCTGCTAGTGATCGCACCGTTGAGGTCGATAGGGCATCCGATCGGTGACTCGCTGCACGCAGCGCATGACATCGGGCCGTCTGCCGGCTACTACGGCTGCCTGGGAGTATTGCTGGCTCGGCCGATGAGGTATCGCACGCTTGCCATTTCCATCGTTCTGCTAGTGACTGCGTTGCGCATCGCGTGGTCGCTCCACTCGTCAAGCGATCTGGCGGAAAGCCTTCCTGCCGATCTCGCGCACCTCATCGCATTTATGCTAGGAGCGATTGTATCGGCTTTCGTTGATAAGAATTACCGCCCACACTGA
- the mprF gene encoding bifunctional lysylphosphatidylglycerol flippase/synthetase MprF, whose product MAPILAVVIFVTVAWLLYRNLRSYSIEEIRQSFLQIPRSKIYLAAALTVANYLCLALFDRLAFKAAGVKLSTGKIAGASLAGYAASYSFGALLGGASIRYRLYSTWRLTASDILKVMLMIAIGGWSGMLTVAAAAFLGTPLSSGSYATSLRLVGVCCASLVVAYLVTTLVRKQPIRFGHYAVQLPRFRVAVAQAVVSTTELTLAAAALWILLPDELSIPFRVLLAGYMMAVFATIASHAPGGLGVFELVVLSYVIPTKSPAAVAALVLYRIIYYFMPLAIAAVGYIAFEWRRQKERLLRTTAKASRLISPVAPWMLSALVFLCGLILLLSGATPVEHSRLTLISQWLPIHAVEMGHLIGSVVGTLLLVLSHGLSRRFDSAWWTSMVLVSIGVVASLMKGIDWEEAGILVVVLILLAMSRSRFYRRGAMLHSVPSAKWWVAVALTLTATIWLGSFAYKHVEYSNDLWWHFAYDANAPRFLRASLVAATILLVLASISLQGKSREIPPLPTVDEISRATEVVAHQSSTEANLALLGDKSLLWSDDRTAFVMFAVRGASWIALGDPVGPIEQHEELVWRFRELADSHGGRTVFHHVPAMSLPSYLQVGSVPLKIGDAGQVALESFSLDAPKLKSLRRVHMRFERQGFQFHVVPAHEVRLWLPQLRLISEEWLAAKHTAEKRFSLGFFSEDYLCRLPIALVTKNGDALAFANVLVTNGREELSIDMMRHCNSVPNGIMDYLFGSLMLWGKEQGYKWFSLGVAPLSGLDSRPLSPLWNKIGNALYEHGEHFYNYEGLRQYKEKFSPQWQPMYLCYPGGFCLPQVLIDFAALNSGGIRGVVSHRGSNHNQRE is encoded by the coding sequence TTGGCGCCGATTTTGGCTGTCGTGATCTTCGTCACCGTTGCTTGGCTACTCTACCGTAATCTTCGTTCATATAGCATTGAAGAAATCCGCCAATCTTTTCTGCAAATCCCCCGCAGCAAGATCTATCTCGCAGCGGCATTAACGGTTGCCAACTACCTTTGCCTAGCGCTATTCGACCGACTGGCATTCAAAGCAGCCGGCGTTAAGTTATCGACGGGCAAGATTGCTGGCGCCTCGCTGGCGGGCTATGCCGCATCGTACAGCTTTGGGGCACTCTTGGGCGGCGCGTCGATTCGGTACCGCCTCTACTCGACGTGGCGACTGACGGCAAGCGACATCTTAAAAGTGATGTTGATGATTGCGATCGGCGGCTGGAGTGGAATGCTTACTGTCGCGGCGGCGGCGTTCTTGGGCACGCCACTCAGTTCGGGCAGCTACGCCACGTCGTTGCGTCTAGTAGGCGTCTGTTGCGCCAGCCTCGTCGTTGCCTATCTTGTGACAACGCTCGTTCGTAAGCAACCTATTCGATTTGGGCACTACGCAGTGCAACTTCCTCGCTTTCGCGTGGCTGTGGCCCAAGCAGTGGTCTCCACGACTGAATTAACTCTCGCGGCGGCCGCCTTGTGGATCCTGCTCCCGGACGAATTGAGCATTCCCTTTCGCGTCCTCCTAGCCGGTTACATGATGGCGGTATTCGCCACGATTGCTTCCCACGCGCCAGGGGGACTAGGGGTTTTTGAGCTGGTCGTATTAAGTTATGTCATCCCGACGAAATCACCCGCCGCGGTCGCGGCCCTCGTTCTCTATCGAATTATCTACTACTTCATGCCATTAGCAATTGCCGCAGTAGGCTACATAGCATTCGAATGGCGTAGACAGAAGGAGCGCTTGCTGAGAACGACAGCGAAAGCGTCGCGATTGATATCGCCCGTTGCGCCCTGGATGTTGTCGGCGCTCGTCTTTCTTTGTGGACTGATTCTGCTGCTCAGCGGCGCGACTCCAGTCGAGCATTCGCGTCTCACGCTTATTTCTCAGTGGCTGCCCATCCATGCGGTAGAGATGGGCCACCTCATCGGCAGCGTCGTCGGCACGCTACTGCTCGTGTTGTCGCACGGTCTTTCGCGACGATTCGATTCGGCATGGTGGACTTCGATGGTGCTCGTGAGCATTGGAGTCGTGGCCTCGCTAATGAAGGGAATCGATTGGGAAGAAGCAGGCATACTCGTAGTGGTGCTGATACTGTTGGCGATGTCGCGATCCAGATTTTACCGTCGCGGGGCAATGCTGCACTCGGTTCCTTCCGCCAAGTGGTGGGTAGCGGTTGCCTTAACCCTGACGGCTACCATTTGGCTGGGCTCGTTCGCTTACAAGCACGTCGAATACTCCAATGATCTATGGTGGCATTTTGCGTACGACGCGAACGCTCCCCGATTCCTGCGCGCCAGCCTGGTCGCCGCAACAATTCTGCTTGTGCTCGCGTCCATATCTCTGCAAGGAAAGTCACGAGAGATCCCGCCGCTTCCGACAGTCGATGAGATCTCACGAGCGACAGAGGTGGTCGCGCATCAGTCTTCTACAGAAGCTAATTTGGCCTTACTGGGCGACAAATCGTTATTGTGGAGCGATGACCGAACTGCTTTCGTGATGTTCGCCGTGCGCGGGGCGTCATGGATTGCGCTTGGCGACCCCGTAGGCCCCATTGAGCAGCATGAAGAACTTGTGTGGCGTTTCCGAGAACTCGCCGATAGTCACGGCGGGCGGACGGTCTTCCATCATGTGCCCGCAATGAGTCTCCCGAGCTATCTTCAGGTGGGATCGGTTCCGCTAAAGATCGGTGACGCCGGACAGGTCGCCTTAGAGTCCTTCTCATTGGACGCTCCTAAGCTAAAGTCGCTTCGACGCGTTCACATGCGTTTTGAACGACAAGGGTTCCAGTTTCACGTTGTTCCGGCTCATGAAGTGCGATTGTGGTTACCGCAGTTGCGGCTTATCTCCGAGGAATGGCTGGCCGCCAAACACACGGCTGAGAAGCGGTTCTCTCTGGGCTTCTTCTCGGAGGATTATCTTTGCCGATTACCAATCGCCCTGGTTACGAAGAACGGCGACGCGCTTGCGTTTGCCAATGTGCTCGTGACTAACGGCCGAGAAGAGCTGTCGATCGACATGATGCGGCATTGCAACTCCGTTCCAAATGGCATCATGGACTACCTATTCGGAAGCCTGATGTTGTGGGGGAAAGAGCAAGGTTATAAGTGGTTCTCGCTCGGAGTCGCGCCGCTTTCTGGATTAGACAGCCGGCCTCTGTCGCCACTCTGGAATAAGATTGGCAATGCGCTTTATGAGCATGGCGAGCATTTCTACAATTACGAGGGGCTGCGTCAGTACAAAGAAAAGTTCTCCCCTCAGTGGCAGCCAATGTATCTTTGCTATCCGGGCGGGTTTTGCCTTCCGCAAGTACTCATCGATTTCGCGGCGTTGAACTCTGGAGGCATTAGGGGCGTGGTGAGTCATCGTGGCAGCAATCACAATCAGCGTGAATGA
- a CDS encoding diadenylate cyclase: protein MLGFALSIEKSIESFGAMDAVDIAIASVLVYAVLYLLWTTHNRTLLLAAAGLVGVYLAASAFELYLTELALRSAALGLLVLFGIAFQEDIRRAILLRWRWRGSGRAENWLTSGPIDELIDFIAKSAEQRVGVLVVIQGRDALDSVLKGGINLSAPVNVMLLQSIFDPRTPGHDGAVIVQDGRIVRMSAHLPLSNNLRELRSRGTRHSAGLGLSEIADALVVIVSEERGAICVAYGGALHPVTTPIELKQRIDAFLKEKYPAPNRPRFAGPLVGRLGLKVAAVAIAAIAWALYASHADTIERSFAVPLEFRNVPTNLVVNDDAPDSVRVMHTGSEPAFALLTPKTLEVRVNLQGFEAGTSNIALTSKNCIYPSDLKVIHVDPSEFQVQLSSSERAMTRD from the coding sequence ATGCTCGGGTTTGCGCTATCTATTGAGAAGTCGATCGAGTCGTTTGGGGCGATGGATGCCGTCGATATTGCCATTGCCTCGGTCCTCGTCTACGCGGTGCTCTACCTGCTGTGGACAACACATAATCGAACCCTGCTGCTCGCGGCGGCTGGGCTCGTTGGCGTCTACCTGGCGGCAAGTGCTTTTGAACTCTATCTGACGGAATTGGCGTTGCGCTCGGCAGCGCTGGGCCTCCTGGTCCTCTTCGGGATCGCATTCCAGGAAGACATTCGTCGCGCGATCCTCTTGCGTTGGCGATGGAGAGGCAGCGGGCGCGCCGAGAATTGGTTGACGAGCGGACCGATCGACGAGCTAATTGATTTCATTGCCAAGAGCGCAGAACAGCGAGTTGGCGTCCTGGTCGTGATTCAGGGTCGTGATGCTCTCGATTCTGTACTGAAGGGAGGAATCAACCTCTCTGCGCCCGTGAATGTCATGCTGTTGCAAAGCATCTTTGACCCCCGCACGCCAGGTCATGATGGCGCCGTCATCGTGCAAGATGGCCGAATTGTACGCATGTCTGCGCATCTGCCGCTGTCAAACAATCTGCGTGAACTTCGAAGCCGCGGAACGAGGCACAGCGCAGGTCTCGGGCTCAGCGAGATCGCCGATGCCTTGGTCGTCATCGTTTCGGAGGAACGAGGAGCGATCTGCGTTGCCTATGGCGGAGCACTTCACCCGGTGACCACCCCGATCGAACTAAAGCAGCGAATCGATGCCTTTCTCAAGGAGAAATACCCTGCGCCAAATCGCCCTCGATTTGCGGGGCCACTCGTTGGCCGACTGGGGTTGAAAGTCGCCGCAGTGGCGATTGCTGCGATTGCGTGGGCACTCTACGCGAGTCACGCTGATACGATCGAGAGGAGCTTTGCCGTTCCGCTAGAGTTTCGCAATGTCCCCACAAACTTGGTTGTGAATGACGACGCTCCGGATAGCGTCCGGGTGATGCACACCGGCTCAGAACCAGCGTTCGCCCTGCTGACGCCCAAAACTTTGGAAGTACGAGTCAATCTACAGGGATTCGAAGCAGGCACATCCAATATTGCCCTGACCTCGAAGAATTGCATCTACCCTTCTGATCTTAAGGTCATTCACGTCGATCCGAGCGAGTTTCAAGTCCAACTTTCTTCTAGCGAAAGGGCAATGACGAGGGATTAG
- a CDS encoding phosphoketolase: protein MLMESFGPTPELLGKLDAYWRATNYLSVGQIYLRSNPLLREPLAQEHIKARLLGHWGTTPGQNFVYVHLNRLIKQYDLNMIYISGPGHGGPALVANTYLEGSYTEFYPDVTQDEAGMAKLFKQFSFPGGIPSHVAPETPGSIHEGGELGYSLSHAFGAVFDNPELIVACVIGDGEAETGPLATAWHSNKFLNPTSDGAVLPILHLNGFKIANPTILARIAPDQLAALMRGYGYEPFFVEGDNPATMHLLMASTLDTVVGRIKEIQRAARTDGCSGVPAWPMIVLRSPKGWTGPKVVDGLQIEGTCRSHQVPLTEGPEAPGHVPLLEAWMKSYRPEELFDESGRLLAELAELAPRGERRMGANPHANGGILLKALRMPDFREYAVSVASPGSVDRSDTQMLGQFLRDVIKLNEAQRNFRIFSPDETASNRLSAVFEATSKQWLAPIEANDEHLAAEGRVIEMLSEHQCEGWLEGYLLTGRHGLLNSYEAFIHIVDSMFNQHAKWLKETRDIPWRRPIASLNYLLASHVWRQDHNGFTHQDPGFIDHVVNKKAEIVRVYLPPDANCLLSVMDHCLRSTHYVNVVVAGKHPAPQWLGIDTAVAHCSAGIGMWEWASNDQDGEPDVVMACAGDVPTLETLAAVQYLRQALPELKIRVINVVDLMKLQPASEHPHGLSDYDFDTLFTKNKHVIFAFHGYPWLIHRLTYRRTNHANMHVRGYKEEGTITTPFDMAVLNDLDRFHLATDVIDRLPQLGSRAAHLKQALRDKLFEHRQYINEHGEDMPEIQNWKWELS from the coding sequence ATGCTTATGGAGTCTTTCGGCCCCACACCTGAATTGCTAGGCAAGTTGGACGCCTACTGGCGTGCGACCAACTATCTCTCGGTAGGTCAGATTTACCTTCGCAGCAATCCGCTGCTGCGCGAACCGCTCGCTCAGGAACACATCAAAGCAAGACTCTTAGGACATTGGGGGACTACGCCCGGACAGAACTTCGTCTATGTGCATCTCAACCGGTTGATCAAGCAGTACGATCTGAACATGATCTACATCTCGGGGCCGGGACATGGCGGACCGGCGTTGGTAGCCAACACCTATCTGGAAGGATCGTACACCGAGTTTTATCCTGACGTGACCCAGGATGAGGCTGGCATGGCCAAGCTGTTCAAGCAGTTCTCCTTTCCAGGCGGCATTCCGAGTCACGTGGCGCCCGAGACTCCCGGATCGATCCACGAAGGAGGCGAGTTGGGCTATTCGCTGAGCCATGCGTTTGGAGCCGTCTTCGACAATCCAGAGCTGATCGTGGCCTGCGTCATTGGCGATGGCGAGGCAGAGACCGGACCGCTCGCTACAGCGTGGCACTCCAACAAGTTCCTCAATCCCACATCGGACGGGGCCGTCTTGCCGATCCTGCACCTCAACGGTTTCAAGATCGCCAATCCCACCATCTTGGCTCGAATCGCGCCTGATCAATTGGCAGCGTTAATGAGGGGATATGGCTACGAGCCATTTTTTGTCGAGGGAGATAATCCGGCGACAATGCATCTCCTCATGGCGTCGACTCTAGATACGGTAGTGGGCAGAATCAAAGAGATTCAGCGCGCCGCGCGAACTGACGGCTGCTCAGGCGTCCCGGCGTGGCCGATGATTGTGTTGCGATCTCCCAAGGGCTGGACGGGCCCAAAGGTGGTCGACGGCCTCCAAATTGAAGGGACGTGTCGGTCGCATCAAGTCCCCCTCACCGAAGGTCCCGAGGCGCCCGGTCACGTTCCGCTCCTAGAAGCATGGATGAAGAGTTATCGCCCAGAAGAGTTGTTCGACGAGTCGGGCCGTCTCCTCGCCGAATTGGCCGAGTTGGCGCCTCGCGGTGAGCGGAGAATGGGCGCCAATCCTCATGCCAACGGCGGCATTCTCTTGAAGGCGCTGCGGATGCCTGACTTCCGAGAATATGCCGTTAGCGTTGCGTCGCCCGGCTCCGTCGATCGGTCAGATACGCAGATGCTTGGGCAATTTCTCCGGGACGTGATCAAGCTTAATGAGGCGCAACGCAATTTTCGCATCTTCTCCCCCGATGAAACGGCGTCGAACCGGCTTTCCGCCGTCTTCGAGGCTACATCAAAGCAGTGGCTTGCGCCCATCGAAGCGAACGACGAGCATCTGGCCGCCGAAGGTCGAGTGATCGAGATGCTCAGCGAGCACCAATGCGAGGGTTGGCTAGAGGGCTATTTGTTGACGGGCCGGCACGGACTGCTTAATTCGTATGAAGCCTTCATTCACATCGTCGACTCGATGTTCAATCAGCATGCCAAATGGCTGAAGGAAACGCGCGATATTCCCTGGCGCCGACCAATCGCCTCCCTCAACTACCTACTGGCGTCGCATGTCTGGCGTCAGGATCACAATGGGTTTACGCATCAAGATCCTGGGTTCATCGATCACGTCGTCAACAAGAAGGCCGAGATAGTTCGCGTCTATTTGCCGCCGGATGCAAACTGCCTTCTCTCGGTGATGGACCATTGCTTGCGTAGCACGCACTACGTGAACGTCGTCGTCGCCGGCAAGCATCCGGCTCCGCAATGGCTTGGGATCGACACCGCTGTCGCACATTGTTCCGCGGGAATCGGAATGTGGGAGTGGGCAAGCAACGACCAGGATGGCGAGCCTGACGTGGTGATGGCCTGCGCCGGAGACGTGCCGACGCTCGAAACGCTCGCGGCTGTCCAGTATCTACGACAAGCATTGCCCGAACTCAAGATTCGCGTCATCAATGTCGTCGACCTCATGAAGCTCCAGCCTGCGAGCGAACATCCACATGGTTTGAGCGATTATGACTTTGATACGCTCTTCACGAAAAACAAGCACGTGATCTTCGCATTCCACGGTTATCCGTGGCTGATCCACCGACTCACGTACCGTCGTACGAATCACGCCAATATGCACGTTCGCGGCTATAAAGAAGAAGGGACGATCACAACTCCGTTTGATATGGCAGTGCTGAACGATCTTGATCGCTTTCACTTAGCTACTGATGTCATCGATCGCCTGCCCCAACTTGGCTCGCGAGCAGCACACCTAAAGCAGGCTCTCCGAGATAAGCTGTTCGAGCATCGGCAGTACATCAACGAACACGGCGAGGACATGCCGGAGATTCAGAACTGGAAGTGGGAACTGAGTTGA